A section of the Triticum dicoccoides isolate Atlit2015 ecotype Zavitan chromosome 7A, WEW_v2.0, whole genome shotgun sequence genome encodes:
- the LOC119329988 gene encoding uncharacterized protein LOC119329988 isoform X2, whose product MFEEMAADSSMGMGMGFHQGASSLHHHHHNMLSFQSNPDSAPAPAPAPPAPPVFLPSPNAPVLQGASPKYKFVTGSPSDWTPYELSIFQEGLARYAREPTIMKYIKIAAMLPTKTIRDVALRCRWTAGKESRRRKPDEFYAGKRIRDLKEKMVVSTSLANFQMAPPNNLVPFSMSMHHPGQNSLAANEVPVLDNATQHLLEENNQLLNQISANIETFKLGENMDLFLRTNNNIRTILKRMSETPGVMGQMRPLPEPVNEGQLNSLLQLDRVVASYGDILHNTHMKDEA is encoded by the exons ATGTTCGAGGAGATGGCCGCCGATTCCAGCATGGGCATGGGGATGGGCTTCCACCAGGGGGCCTCCTCcttgcaccaccaccaccataacatgCTCTCCTTTCAATCCAATCCCGactccgcccccgcccccgcccccgcgccCCCTGCCCCTCCCGTCTTCCTCCCCTCCCCCAACGCTCCCGTGCTCCAGGGGGCGTCGcccaagtacaagttcgtcaccggCTCACCCTCCGACTGGACCCCCTATGAGCTCTCCATATTCCAGGAGGGCCTCGCCAG GTATGCTCGTGAGCCCACCATTATGAAATACATCAAGATTGCTGCTATGCTGCCCACTAAGACCATCAGGGACGTCGCGTTAAGATGCCGGTGGACTGCT GGAAAGGAGAGTAGGAGGAGGAAACCTGATGAATTCTATGCAGGGAAAAGGATAAGGGACTTGAAG GAGAAAATGGTTGTTTCTACCTCACTAGCTAATTTTCAGATGGCACCTCCAAATAATTTAGTCCCCTTCTCGATGTCGATGCATCATCCAGGTCAGAATAGCCTGGCTGCAAATGAAG TCCCTGTTTTAGATAATGCAACTCAGCATCTTCTGGAGGAAAATAACCAGTTACTCAATCAGATCTCTGCAAATATTGAAACTTTCAAG CTGGGGGAGAACATGGATCTCTTTCTACGTACGAATAACAATATTCGAACAATTTTGAAAAG AATGAGTGAGACGCCTGGTGTCATGGGTCAGATGCGTCCCTTGCCAGAACCTGTAAATGAAGGCCAACTAAATTCACTTCTTCAACTGGATAGAGTG GTTGCCTCTTATGGTGATATACTACATAACACTCATATGAAGGATGAAGCATGA
- the LOC119329988 gene encoding uncharacterized protein LOC119329988 isoform X3, whose translation MFEEMAADSSMGMGMGFHQGASSLHHHHHNMLSFQSNPDSAPAPAPAPPAPPVFLPSPNAPVLQGASPKYKFVTGSPSDWTPYELSIFQEGLARYAREPTIMKYIKIAAMLPTKTIRDVALRCRWTAGKESRRRKPDEFYAGKRIRDLKEKMVVSTSLANFQMAPPNNLVPFSMSMHHPGQNSLAANEDNATQHLLEENNQLLNQISANIETFKLGENMDLFLRTNNNIRTILKRMSETPGVMGQMRPLPEPVNEGQLNSLLQLDRVVASYGDILHNTHMKDEA comes from the exons ATGTTCGAGGAGATGGCCGCCGATTCCAGCATGGGCATGGGGATGGGCTTCCACCAGGGGGCCTCCTCcttgcaccaccaccaccataacatgCTCTCCTTTCAATCCAATCCCGactccgcccccgcccccgcccccgcgccCCCTGCCCCTCCCGTCTTCCTCCCCTCCCCCAACGCTCCCGTGCTCCAGGGGGCGTCGcccaagtacaagttcgtcaccggCTCACCCTCCGACTGGACCCCCTATGAGCTCTCCATATTCCAGGAGGGCCTCGCCAG GTATGCTCGTGAGCCCACCATTATGAAATACATCAAGATTGCTGCTATGCTGCCCACTAAGACCATCAGGGACGTCGCGTTAAGATGCCGGTGGACTGCT GGAAAGGAGAGTAGGAGGAGGAAACCTGATGAATTCTATGCAGGGAAAAGGATAAGGGACTTGAAG GAGAAAATGGTTGTTTCTACCTCACTAGCTAATTTTCAGATGGCACCTCCAAATAATTTAGTCCCCTTCTCGATGTCGATGCATCATCCAGGTCAGAATAGCCTGGCTGCAAATGAAG ATAATGCAACTCAGCATCTTCTGGAGGAAAATAACCAGTTACTCAATCAGATCTCTGCAAATATTGAAACTTTCAAG CTGGGGGAGAACATGGATCTCTTTCTACGTACGAATAACAATATTCGAACAATTTTGAAAAG AATGAGTGAGACGCCTGGTGTCATGGGTCAGATGCGTCCCTTGCCAGAACCTGTAAATGAAGGCCAACTAAATTCACTTCTTCAACTGGATAGAGTG GTTGCCTCTTATGGTGATATACTACATAACACTCATATGAAGGATGAAGCATGA
- the LOC119329988 gene encoding uncharacterized protein LOC119329988 isoform X1, producing the protein MFEEMAADSSMGMGMGFHQGASSLHHHHHNMLSFQSNPDSAPAPAPAPPAPPVFLPSPNAPVLQGASPKYKFVTGSPSDWTPYELSIFQEGLARYAREPTIMKYIKIAAMLPTKTIRDVALRCRWTAGKESRRRKPDEFYAGKRIRDLKEKMVVSTSLANFQMAPPNNLVPFSMSMHHPGQNSLAANEAVPVLDNATQHLLEENNQLLNQISANIETFKLGENMDLFLRTNNNIRTILKRMSETPGVMGQMRPLPEPVNEGQLNSLLQLDRVVASYGDILHNTHMKDEA; encoded by the exons ATGTTCGAGGAGATGGCCGCCGATTCCAGCATGGGCATGGGGATGGGCTTCCACCAGGGGGCCTCCTCcttgcaccaccaccaccataacatgCTCTCCTTTCAATCCAATCCCGactccgcccccgcccccgcccccgcgccCCCTGCCCCTCCCGTCTTCCTCCCCTCCCCCAACGCTCCCGTGCTCCAGGGGGCGTCGcccaagtacaagttcgtcaccggCTCACCCTCCGACTGGACCCCCTATGAGCTCTCCATATTCCAGGAGGGCCTCGCCAG GTATGCTCGTGAGCCCACCATTATGAAATACATCAAGATTGCTGCTATGCTGCCCACTAAGACCATCAGGGACGTCGCGTTAAGATGCCGGTGGACTGCT GGAAAGGAGAGTAGGAGGAGGAAACCTGATGAATTCTATGCAGGGAAAAGGATAAGGGACTTGAAG GAGAAAATGGTTGTTTCTACCTCACTAGCTAATTTTCAGATGGCACCTCCAAATAATTTAGTCCCCTTCTCGATGTCGATGCATCATCCAGGTCAGAATAGCCTGGCTGCAAATGAAG CAGTCCCTGTTTTAGATAATGCAACTCAGCATCTTCTGGAGGAAAATAACCAGTTACTCAATCAGATCTCTGCAAATATTGAAACTTTCAAG CTGGGGGAGAACATGGATCTCTTTCTACGTACGAATAACAATATTCGAACAATTTTGAAAAG AATGAGTGAGACGCCTGGTGTCATGGGTCAGATGCGTCCCTTGCCAGAACCTGTAAATGAAGGCCAACTAAATTCACTTCTTCAACTGGATAGAGTG GTTGCCTCTTATGGTGATATACTACATAACACTCATATGAAGGATGAAGCATGA